The nucleotide sequence TCGTTCATCCCACCGTCAGCAGTATCCAAATTCGTATGAGATACATACACAGCAATGTCATTGCGAAGCAAGCTTGCTGCCAAAGCACCTGCTGGCGTATCTGTTCGCAAATGTGCGAGTGGTCGATAGATGACTGCATGATGCGCGATAATTAGCTCTGCACCTATTTTTGTAGCTTCCTCTACAACTTCAGCATTAACATCTAGCGCTATTAACACACGTCCAATCGGCTTCGCAGCTGATCCGACCTGAAGGCCAATCTTATCGTCGGGTACAGCATAGTGCTTTGGTGCGAGACGCTCCATCAATTGGATGATCGTTTCACCTCGGGCAAACATGCGAGCACCTCCTTTATCTGACGCACATCTTCCTGCCATTCACTCGCTTTCTCTGCTGCACCTGGTGCTTCAGAGTAACTTAATTGCAGGATGACACGCTCTCGTTTTGCAATTTCCTGCTCCCAATTTTTATAAAACTCAGGTGATGGATTGCGAAGCAGTAACGGACCCATCTCCTCCATCCACACTCGCGCAATCCTCGGCAGCACGGGTGATAATAATGTTTGATCATACAAGCTGGCTTGACGCTCTTGCGTCACTGCTTCACTATTCAAACGAACTGCACGTATTAATGTGTATATGACCCCATCTTCTTCTAACAGTAGCTCTTGATCGATAACATAATGATGCTTAACTAACCACTGTCTAACCGAGCCTTCTGCAACATGCGGAGACAAGACCAAGGTCGAGACACCACTTAACTTGTCTATCCCTTGTTCAAGTATTCGTACCATTAAACTACCACCCATACCGGCTATCGCAACTGTATCGACTTCGCCTACATTGAGCACTGCGAGTCCATCTCCGAGTCGCACTGAAATAACACCCTCAAGTCCCGCATCGCGAACTTGACGAGTCGCTGCCTCTACAGGGCCTTCATGGACGTCTCCCGCAACAGCATAGCTGATTCGTTCCTGACTTGCCAAAAAAACAGGAAGCAGCGCGTGATCTGTCCCAATATCTGCAAACCGAGCACCCTGCGGCACCCAGCTTGCAAGTGCAGCTAAGCGCCGGGACAATTTCACACCTGCTCCAACGATTCCCTTTTCCATCATCATCTAAGCAACCCATTCCATCCAATGTTTTCTAAGCCAGAACAATAATGATCCGGATAATGCAATTTTGATAGCTAACAACACTTTTATCGAGCTTACATTAAGCTGATACAGTGCTGAATAAATTTCAGGCATGATCCATAATATCAGTGCTGACACAAAGAACACAACGCCAATCGATTTATTCCGCACTTGCATAAACCAGCAGAGCCATAAGAACAGCAGCGACGCGGGTATCCAGAACACTTGTGTTTCTAACCAGCTCGGATCTGGCATCTGATGTGACAGCAATCTCGAATAGATGACGATGACAACAACCCAACCGAGCCAATGGAATAGCGGAAATTCTAATGCAATCCCACATAAAATCCATATTACTGCACACAGTGATAAGAATATTATCGAACCCCACATATCCGTCCATCCATGAAGCTTTAAGATGGCCATACCCATACCGAGCAGGAACAGCATTCCTCCACCAACAAATAACAACCCTCGAACTGGACTCTTTTCTTTCAACCAGCCTCCAATACCGACTAGCGCAGCAGTTCCAATTCCAGTAACCGCAATTTGCAATAGTAAGGGAAACACGCTAAAATAAAGAGCAACAAAGCAGATACAGGTAAAAATTCCAAAAGTAAGCAACCAATACTTCCCTGAAGCTTGTCCAATTTTACTCACTGTATTTCCTACGAGCCCTTTAGGACGTTCATTCATATCATCCAAGTAAAGGTTGAGTAAAAAGTTACAATATTGCTCCGGTAGAAGCTTAGTCCGACGCCAAGATTCAATTTCGCTCGTAATGATTTTACGCTTTTCTTCATCTAGAACAGCCATTCTGTTGTTCCTCCTCATCCCATTGGAAGAAAAAGACCTTCAACCATTACGGTAAAGGTCTCAACATGATTTGATACGATATTTATTCTAAAAAATCTTTCAACCTTTTACTGCGGCTAGGGTGACGAAGCTTACGTAACGCCTTCGCTTCAATTTGACGAATGCGTTCACGAGTAACACCGAAAACTTTACCGACCTCTTCTAACGTCCGGGTCCGTCCATCATCTAAGCCGAACCGTAATCTTAATACTTGTTCCTCGCGATCGGTCAACGTATCAAGTACATCTTCAAGCTGTTCTTTCAGTAGCTCATATGCAGCAGCATCTGCAGGTGCGAGTGCTTCCTGATCCTCAATGAAGTCGCCCAGATGTGAATCGTCTTCTTCACCAATTGGCGTCTCTAACGATACTGGCTCTTGTGCAATCTTCATAATTTCGCGCACCTTCTCGACACTAAGCTCCATCTGTTCAGCGATTTCTTCAGGCGCTGGTTCTCTACCAAGTTCCTGCAACAGCTGGCGTGATACTCGGATGAGCTTATTAATCGTCTCGACCATGTGAACTGGAATCCGAATCGTTCTTGCTTGGTCCGCTATTGCTCGAGTTATCGCTTGACGAATCCACCAAGTGGCATAAGTACTAAATTTAAAGCCCTTCTCATAATCGAACTTTTCCACTGCTTTAAGTAGTCCCATATTGCCTTCTTGAATGAGATCAAGGAACAGCATGCCACGACCGACATACCTCTTTGCAATACTTACGACCAGTCTAAGGTTGGCTTCCGCTAGCTTCTTCTTGGCATCGTCGGCATCATATCCGCCATTCTCGATCTTTTTAGCCAATTCAATTTCATCATCTGCACCCAATAAAGGTACGCGTCCAATTTCCTTTAAGTACATCCGAACGGGATCGTTAATCTTAATGCCTGGCGGGAGAGATAAGTCATCATCGAAATTAAATTCGTCGCGCTCTCTTTCTTCCCCTTCTCCGTGTCTGCGCAAATCATCATGATCATTCACAACATCGATTCCAGAATCTGCTAATTGCTCAAAAAATTCATCAATTTGCTCTGGATCCTGATCAAAAGGAGATAGTTTCTCCATGATGTCTTTATAGGTTAAGGCAGACTTCTTCTTACCCTGCTCCATCAGTTGAGCTTTCACTAGCTCTAATGTTGCTTCTGTTTCTAGTCCGGTGTGTTGATCGTTAGCCATTACGACTCCCTCCTCCCTAACTCAGCGAACAGCGTTTATTTTTTACGTTGCTGCTTCAGGGTGCTCATCTCTTGTGCAATTTGTGCAGCTTGCAGGTGCTCACCAAGCTTCAGTAAGCGTTGCATTTCCTCATTCATGCGATCTATCTCTCTCATGAAGGTAGCATCTTCAATGGTGCGAAAATAACCCTCCAATACGCGCTCGTCAAATGGGAAATCCTCTAGTGCAATTGAACTTGCAGTTCGCTCCAAGCGATCATCTTGTAGGAAAGCCGTGAAGCGACCTACATCCGGCGATTGGCCTTGAGCATAGTATGAATATAAATAAGCAGCAATAGCTGCGTGGTCCTCTACGTTAAAATGAGCACCTATTCGAGATTGAACAATAGTTGACGTATCCGCATCAAGCATCATCCAAAGCAATAGGTGACGTTCCGCTTTAATGTAGGCTGGGGTAAGGGTAGGAAGTTTGGGGGATGATCTCTTATCATTCCATACATTATTCCACGAACTTGCAGGAATATCCCCTATGTTTCCCAATTTCTCCTGTTGTCTAATTTCGACGCTTTCCTGCTTCAACGTATCTAGAGAGACGCCGAACTCTTGAGCGAGCTCCTTCAGCAGCAATTCACGTTCTGTTGGAGAATCTCGGCGAGCGACCAGCTTTACAGCTTCACGCAAATACCGAATTCTTCCATCTTCTTCTAGGAGTATATGGGATTTCCTTAAATATATAAGTTGAAATTTCACAGTTGATACAGCTGCTTCAATCACTTCGCGCATAAACGTACTTGGACCCTTTGCAGTAATATATTCATCTGGGTCCATACGATTCGGAAGCTCGCATACCCTGACGATTAAGCCTACACTTTCTAAGATCGGAATACTCTTGATCGCAGCAGCTTGTCCCGCATCATCTCCGTCGTAGCATAGAACAACTTCTTCAGCGAACCTCTTAAGCTGTGTAGCATGCTCAGATGTAAGTGCAGTACCCATCGTAGCTAAGCCATTATGGACACCCGCAGACCATGCTTTGATAACATCAACATAGCCTTCGAATAAAACCGCTTGCCTAGTCCGCCTAATTGTAGCTTTAGCAGCATGCAACCGATAAAATGTACGACTTTTGTTGAACAGCGGCGTTTCTGGAGAATTCAGATATTTCGGTTGACCATCAGACATGATCCGTCCGCCAAATGCAATGACTTGTCCATTTCCATCTTGGATCGGAAAAATAATTCGATCACGGAATCGGTCGACATAGCCTTCGCCTTCCTGACGTTTCGAAAGTAATCCCCCGAGCTCCATTTCTGCTGCCTCGTAACCTTTGCGCTCAAGTGCTCCAGTTAATGTGTCCCATCTTGAAGGGGCATAACCGATTGCGAATTCCTCAATCAACGTATCCGTGAACCCTCGCGTTCGCAAGTATTCCATCGCTGGCTTTCCAGGTTCCGTATTCCGAAGAATGTAGTGGTATAGCTTCGCACTGTACTCATGTGCTTCAACTAATGTAATCTTTTCTCGTTGCCGTGGCGAAGGCTCCTCATGACCTGCAGTTGACCATGTAACAGGTATATCTGCTTCAATCGCGAGCATCTTAACCGCTTCTGGAAACGAAATCGCCTCCATCTCCATCACAAACTTAATGGCATTTCCGCCCTTTCCGCAACCGTAACAATGAAAAATTTGTTTCTCTGGTGTGACGGTGAAAGAAGGCGTCTTCTCAGAATGAAATGGACAAAGCCCCTTTAAGTATTTGCCATTTTTGACGAGATGAACAACCTTACCTACGGTTTCGGCTATATCATGGCGGCGCAACACTTCGTCAATGACGGTTTGAGGGATCGATCCGTAATTCATTTCAATCCACCTTATCTTCCTAAGACAAAGCCATCCGACAATTATGATTAATTAGATTGGACGGAAACTTCGTCGTAATACTATTCGCTAAACGTTGTGCTTTTCCTGCATTCCCTGCAATAGAGTTGTCAGTTTTTGTTGAAATCGATCACGATCTTCGTCTGTAAAAGGTTTTGGCCCTTTCGTCCTCTGACCCCCGCGACGCTGTTTTGCTGAAAAATGTCGTTGCGCCAACAATCCCTCGATATCCTCTTCACGAATCAATTTCCCGCGAGGGGTAATTACAGCCGCGCCACGTGCAAGACCTAAAGCTGCTAAGCCATAATCGCCAGTAACTAGAATATCACTTTTCTTGAGCATGTTCGCGATATAGAGGTCTGCGGCTTGATCGCTTGCATCTACGGTAACGACTTCTACAGAAGGCTCTGGCTGAAGCACATGAGCATGACTCGATACGAGTAATGCTGTCGCTCCACAACCTCTTACAGTTCGAGCAATTTCCGACTTTACTGGACACGCATCGCCATCTACAACGACACGATTTCGTTCGAATGTCATGAGGTTCACCCATATCCTAACCAAAGTTTGCCGTATTATTATATACGCTAACCGCAGACGAAATCCTGCATTTGAACAATTAAAATAATTGAAAAGAGAACCTTTCGGCTCTCTTCTGAGTTCAAGTTATCATTCGTCCAACAATTACTTCTCAAAATGTTCTAAAATCAAGCTTGCTGTTTCTTCAACCGCTTTATTGGATACATCGATGACGTGACATCCAAGCTTGTCCATCACTTGTCTAGCATGCTCATTCTCCAACCGAATTCGTTCCGTAGTCGCATAAGGCGCTGTGCCTGGCAAACCAAGCGCCTTCAGTCTTTCCTTGCGAATCGCATTCAATACATCTGTATTAATCGTTAAACCGATAATTTTCTCCTTTGGTACACGAAACAGTTCTTGAGGCGGAGCTAATTCCGGTATGAGCGGTACATTGACGACTTTGAACGTTTTGTGTGCCAGCACCATGGACAACGGTGTCTTAGAAGTTCGAGAGACTCCTAACAAAATGATATCCGCCTTGAGAATACCTGTCACATCGCGAGCATCATCATAACGCACAGCGAATTCAATCGCCTCAACCTTCCGGAAGTAATTCGCGTCGAGTACATGATTTAATCCTGGCTCATGACGCGACTCAATCCCTAACGAATGTTCCAATTTAGCGATTAACGGCCCCAACAAATCAATTGCGATAATCCCCAAATCAACAGCCTGTTCCTTCATGTAGTCTCTCAAAAAAGGAATAACTAGTGTGTACAGCACGATGCCTTTATCTATTTTAGCTACGTGAAGCACTGCATCGATGCTCTGTCGGTTTTGGATAAATGCTGCACGTCGAATTTGAATGTTTGTCGGATGGAACTGAGCGGCAGCTGCTCGCACAGCAAGCTCACCGGTATCTCCTGCAGAATCGGACACGACGTAAACGGTTATGCTTTGCTCAACCATGCGGCAGCCCCTTTCGTTATCGTTATTTCAGCCAGTCAACTTGGAAAAATCAGCAATCTGCTTAATATCATCAGCTACAAGTGACAATAGCGCCAAGCGATTGCGACGAATGGCTTCATCATCCGCCATGACCATTACCGCTTCGAAATAGGTAGCAACGGTATCGCTCAGTGAGGACAATGCCGACAATGCAACGTCCATGTTCGGCTCGGCAAAGGCAGTCACAAATTGACCATGAGCATGTTGCCACGCTTCATATAGTGCCACTTCAGCAGCATCTGCGAACAGATGAGCATCCACTTGCTTCGAATCTGCTTTCGACGCTAGATTGCAAACACGATTGAACGCTTCAACAGCAGGGCGGAATGCCGCCTTATCCCCTTCAGCAGCGACAGCTTGTAGCGCCTTAGCCCGCAGCACAGTACGTCGAACATCCTCAACACCGGCACCAAGCACCGCATCAACGACATCGTACCGAATCGCTTGCTCTGACAACACATTCTTAATACGCAAGTTGAAAAACTCCTGCATATCTTTGCTAATCTCATAAGCTTCACGCTTCAGTCCACGATCACTGTGAACCTCGAGTGCGATGCGGAATAACTCATCAAGTGGCAGTTCCATATCATGAGCGAGCAGCGTATTCACAATGCCCGCCGCTTGTCGACGCAGCGCATACGGATCCTGCGAGCCTGTCGGAATAATGCCGATGGAGAAGCAGCCTGCTATCGTATCGATTTTATCTGCAATCCCTACAATCGCACCTACGATCGAAGCGGCAGGGGTGTCACCTGCATTACGTGGTGAATAATGCTCGTTAATTGCACGCGCAACGCTCTCGCGCTCGCCAGCTTTACGTGCATAATCCTCACCCATAATGCCCTGAAGTTCAGGAAACTCATAGACCATCTGAGACACAAGGTCGAATTTGCAAATGTCAGCCGTGCGGCTAACATCCGCTTGAACCTCATCACTCGTTAACAATTGTTGTGCGATTCGATCTGCAATGACTCGAGTTCGGCGGATTTTATCAGCGACTGTACCCAGTTCTTCGTGATAGACGACATTCTCAAGCTTCGCGAGCGCGTCCGCAATAACGAGCTTCTTATCTTCTTCATAGAAAAATTTTGCATCCGAAAGACGTGCGCGAAGCACTTTCTCATTCCCTTTGGATACAGCGTCTAGCGACACTTGATCGCCATTACGCACAGTAACAAAATGAGGCAGCAATCGACCTGACTGATCGAACACTGGGAAGTAACGTTGATGCTCACGCATCGATGTGATCAGCACTTCCTGTGGAATGTGAAGGAATGAAGGATCGAAAGACCCGCTCAGCACCGTTGGTGTTTCAACAAGGAACAGTACCTCTTCGAGCAAATCATCCTGAATTGCAATTTTCCAATTGCGCTCTGAAGCTAAGCTTTCAATGCCAGCCAAAATGACTTGCTTGCGCTCTTCTACATCAACAATGACATTCTGAGCACTCAAGCGCTCTACATATAAGCTAGGTTCCTCAATAACCGTATCTTGACCTAAGAAACGATGACCGCGAGAAACATTTCCCGAAGCAACATCTGTAATTTCGAATGGAACGACTTCCTTGCCATACAGCGCTACCATCCAACGGATTGGACGAACATAGCGAAGCTCATAATTACCCCATCTCATGTTTTTCGGGAAAGTGAGTGACATAATCAATGCTGGTAGCGCTTCTGGCAACAGCGAAGCAGCTTCAACACCGATACTGCTCTTTAGTGCAAATACATATTCGACATTTGCTACTTCTCGAATGAACAGCGTGTCGGGTTCGACATTTTGACTGCGTGCGAAACCAAGAGCAGGCTTACTCCACGCGCCAGATTCATCGTATGCGATTTTACGGGACGGACCTTTAACTTCCTCATTGATATCAGATTGCTTATCTGCTAAATCACGAACAAGTACCGTTAATCGACGAGGTGTTGCATAGGCTTTAACTTCAGTAAAGCCAAGTCTGCTTTCTGTCAGCCACTTCTCTGTTTTATCTTTAAGCTGTTCCATCGCAGCACGCACGAAGCGAGCTGGAACCTCTTCTAAACCGATCTCCAGCAACAAATCTTTAACCATTGTGCACCGCCCCTTTCTTAAGTAGCGGGAATTCGAGCCGCTCTCGCTCCTGTAAATACGTAGCCGCAACTTGACGAGCCAAATTGCGCACTCTCGTAATATAACCTGTTCGTTCCGTTACACTGATCGCTCCTCTTGCATCAAGCAAGTTGAAAGTATGGGAACATTTCAGCACATAATCATAAGCTGGGAACACGAGATTGTGCTCCATTGCGCGTCTTGCTTCAGCTTCATAGGTGGAAAATAGCTGGAACAGCATCGCAGGGTCAGAAACCTCAAACGTATATTTCGAATGCTCAAATTCAGGTTGTTTGAACACATCACCGTAAGCAACACCGTTTACCCATTCAAGGTCGAACACATTTTCTTTCTCTTGAATGTACGAAGCAAGTCGCTCCATCCCGTAAGTAATTTCAACTGCGACAGGATGACAGTCGATACCGCCAACTTGCTGGAAATACGTAAACTGTGTAATTTCCATTCCATCCAGCCATACTTCCCAACCAAGACCCCAAGCACCTAGCGTTGGTGATTCCCAGTTATCCTCGACGAACCGAATGTCGTGATGAAGGGGATCAATACCAAGACGCTTCAGGCTTTCAAGATAGAGCTCCTGAATGTTGTCTGGTGACGGCTTCATAACGACTTGGAACTGATGATGCTGGTACAGACGGTTAGGATTTTCACCATACCGTCCATCTGCCGGTCTGCGCGACGGTTCTACATAGGCTACATTCCATGGCTCTGGGCCGATTGTGCGTAGGAAGGTCATCGGGTTCATTGTGCCGGCACCCTTCTCTGTGTCATACGGCTGAACGACGATACAATTTTGTTCTGCCCAAAATTGCTGCAGCGTCAGCGTCATTTGTTGAAAATTCATCGCTAATCTCTCCTTTTATTCGAATGGACGGACATTATTTTGACGTGTCAGAAGCAAACAAAAAAGAGCCCCCCTCCCACGTCTGCCTAGCAGACATAGGGACGGGAGCTCATCACTCTCGCGGTTCCACCCTACTTGGTTTTCTGTTCTTTCCAGAAAACCCGCTTTTACGACCTAACTCACTCTCCGGAGTGCCATTTCACCTAATCCGTTTCTCCAGGCTTACACTTTCCCTGGCTCGCTGCACTTGCAAACGGCAATCGGCTACTTTCTCCTTCATCGAGATCATATTCAAGTATGAAGCCATTCTAAACTAACACGCCACTACTGTCAATCCGCGTCATTGGTTACTTCGCGATCAGACAACGGCTCTTGATCAGCCATCGGCTTGGGCTTGACAAGCATCTCCCCGTACTTCTCTAGCTGATCTAGAAAATGTCGCGACTTCAAGTTCAAGTTAAGATGCGTGTCCATCCACTTTCTCATCACAAGTTGCAGTTGAATTTTAGTACTATCCTTCACCGTAATATGCCCTAATCTTCGCAAATCCAAATGAGCAAACAGCCGAAGCAACTTCCACACTCCATCCATGAGCTCGATTGCACCTGGATCTCTGTGCCGACAATTATGGCATAATGCCCCGCCTGCCACAAAGCTAAATCGAAAGTCTCCTTCTTGCTTTCCACAATGTACACATTCGTCCAAAATCGGTGCATATCCTGCCGTACTTACAACTCTCATTTCATATACACGCAATACAACTTGTGGATCCTTATCCTCTGTAAGAGCTGCTTGACAAGCTTTCAATTGGTGAAACAAGAACGCAGCAGTCTCATCATCATTAATCGCTCGATCGGTTAATTCAGCAGCGTAAGCTGCGTAAGCAGGCTTCTCTAAACCTTCCCGTAACTGGTAGTATGACTCGATAATCTCGCCACTGTTCAATGTGCCGAGCGAGTTGTTTTTGTAATACGAATATTCTCCATATGTAAAAAGCTGCGCTAAAGCACCGTAGCGACTTTTCAGCTTTTTAGCTCCGCGCACGACAATACCCTGCTTCCCAAAATCGGGTGTAAGCAGGGTAATTATTTTATTACCTTCCCCATAATCAGTGCTCCGAATAACAATCCCTTCTACCCGGTAGAGCATCGGCTCTCATTCCTCGTCCCCACGAATAGCTTCATCTTCCAACAACCCATCTTCAACGACTTCTTGAACGTTACTATCATTCATTTCCCGATACAATAAATAAGCCTCGATATCTCCGGTTTGCTTAAACACATGCCAAGTGAAATCACGCATTGCGTCTCATCCTCTATCGGCTGAATTGTGTTGCTCTCTCCACCCTTAGGATGTCCTTCGTACTCTGCGGTATCCCTGACAACATTTTGCTTGTGTGAGTTTAATCGTTACGGAAGCCTAACGTCTTTAATACGGACTCGCGATTACGCCAATCCTTATTCACCTTTACCCATAATTCCAAAAAAATCTTCGAACCAAGCAAACGCTCCATATCTTGCCTTGCTTGTTTGCCGATTTCCTTGAGCAACGCTCCACTTTTCCCGATGATAATCCCTTTTTGCGAGTCGCGCTCTACATAGATAACTGCACCAATCTTAACAAGTCCATTATCCTCTTTACTCATGCTTTCGATTTCAACGGCAATCGAATGCGGAATTTCATCCCGTGTCATCTGCAGGATTTTCTCGCGAATAAGCTCCGCGCATACGAATTGTTCAGGATGATCCGTAATCTGGTCTGCCGGATAATACATTGGACCTTCGCTCAAATAACGTGAAACCTGCTCCAGCAGTGCGTTCACATTGTTACCTTGAAGCGCCGATACAGGTACGATTTCTGCGAAATCATGTAGCTTCCGAAATTTATCAATTACCGGTAGCATAGCCTCTGGATGAATTTTATCAATTTTATTCAACACTAGGAAAACAGGTGTCTTTACTGACTTCAACCGCTCGATGATGAAGCGATCTCCGCCGCCAAGCTCTTCTGTTACATCGGTAAGAAAGAGCACCGCGTCAACTTCATTAAGCGCACTCTCTGCTGCTTTCATCATATAATTGCCGAGCTTGGAGTTTGGTTTATGAATACCTGGTGTATCGAGGAAAACAATTTGCGTATCGTCCGTCGTATATACCCCATGAATTTTGTTGCGTGTCGTTTGAGGCTTGTCTGACATGATCGCGATCTTCTGTCCGATGACCTGATTCATTAATGTCGACTTTCCCACATTCGGGCGTCCCACAATGGCGACGAACCCTGACTTAAATCCTTTTTTTTGCATAGTTACTCTCCTTCATTAACCGTTAAGGTCTTGCGAGGTGAACGCCCCAGGTAGCAGCTCTGATACTGTTGTAACACGGAAATTTCCATGCAAATTGCCTAACACGACCGGCATATCCGGTGCACAAAGTTCTGCTAGAACCTGACGACATACGCCACATGGACTTATCGGTCCCTCTGTATCCCCAATAACCGCAACGACTTTGAAATCTCCCGGTTTCTTCCCATCGGCAACTGCGCGAAATAGTGCAGTACGCTCGGCACAATTCGTCGGCCCATAAGCTGCATTTTCAACATTACAGCCAAAGTGGAGCAGATCGTCACAATCAAGTGCCACCGCTCCAACTTTAAACCCAGAATAAGGTACATAAGCCCGTTCACGTGCATTCGACGCTGCTTCCAGCAATTGATTAATCGTTAAGGGTAGGTTGTCTACACTCATCGTTGATTCCTCCAAAATAGTCTGATAGTCAAGAGTTTCTCCGCCACTTAGCCTGTCAATCGCGACCAGAACGGAGGACCGAGTACGATAAGTCCTGCTGCAATAGCAAACAGTGCTGCAACCAAAACAGCTCCAGCAGCAGTATCCTTTGCAGCTTTTGCGAGCGGATGAATTTCTAATGTTACGAGATCGACAGTACGCTCGATCGCCGTATTAATAAGCTCTGCAATCCATACTGCCGCAATTGCCCCTAATAGCCAGAGCCAGTCGTTTCGCCCTACCCTCAGCCATAATCCAACAGCAACGACGACCACTGTAGCAACGAGATGGAATCGCATATGGCGCTCACTTCGAATCGCCGATGCGATTGCTAAGCTTGCTTCACTGAACGAGCGAAGTTCGCGTGAACGCCATTTGCTCATCTCGTCAGCCCCGCTTCCGCTAGTACTGCCTCCTGCTTCGAGAACATTTCACGCTCCGCTTCCTCGTCTCCATGATCGTAGCCAAGTAAATGGAGAAATCCATGCACGAACAAGAAGCCAAGCTCACGTTCGAAACTATGCCCATACTCTTGCGCCTGAAGTTCAGCTCGAGGCACAGAGATTACAATATCTCCAAGCATATCCGCGAACGGATTGTTCGCTTCTGCTTCATCCACCCATTCCTCTTGTCCTTCTTCAGAAGCCTCATATTCATCATCATAGTGAATATCAGCTTCTTCACCTTCCAAGAGGGAGAACGATAATACGTCAGTAGCGCTATCCAGTCCGCGATATTGACGATTCAATTCACGAATGCCTTCATCATCCGTTAAAGTCAACGTTACAATGCCACGTGCTATTTCCTCTTTCTCCCCTGCAATATTCAAAAGCTTTTCCAGCAAATCCATCCACTGCTCTTCCTTCTCACCTGCACCGTTGTCCCGTTCATCGATCCATTCCAAGCTCAAACTCATTGTACAGTCTCCTTCGCCAGCTTCATCTTTTTCAATTCCGAATCATCCGGATACTCGATTCTCGAGTGGAACATCCCGATGACCGTTTCCTTTAATGTTCTAGCAATCTTATCAAGCTCTCTCATCGTTAAATCACATTCGTTGAACTGATTATCGTCCAAGCGATCTTTAATGATTTTGCCAATAATGCCTTCAATCTGCTCCACAGTAGGATGATTCAACGATCGAACAGCAGCCTCTACGCAATCTGCAATGCCGACAATGGCCGCTTCCTTCGACTGCGCTTTCGGTCCAGGATACCGGAAATCATCTTCCGTCCACTGGCTCTCAACACCTTGCTCCTGCGCTTGTTTAACCGCCTTGTGGTAAAAGAATTTCAATAACGTCGATCCATGATGCTGCTCTGCAATATCTCGAATCGGCTTAGGAAGCTTATGTGTCTTAAGCATTTCTGCCCCATCTTTAGCATGAGCAATAATGATTGACGCACTCACACGCGGATCGAGCTTGTCATGCGGGTTACCGGCAGCATTCTGGTTTTCGAT is from Candidatus Cohnella colombiensis and encodes:
- the glyS gene encoding glycine--tRNA ligase subunit beta — its product is MVKDLLLEIGLEEVPARFVRAAMEQLKDKTEKWLTESRLGFTEVKAYATPRRLTVLVRDLADKQSDINEEVKGPSRKIAYDESGAWSKPALGFARSQNVEPDTLFIREVANVEYVFALKSSIGVEAASLLPEALPALIMSLTFPKNMRWGNYELRYVRPIRWMVALYGKEVVPFEITDVASGNVSRGHRFLGQDTVIEEPSLYVERLSAQNVIVDVEERKQVILAGIESLASERNWKIAIQDDLLEEVLFLVETPTVLSGSFDPSFLHIPQEVLITSMREHQRYFPVFDQSGRLLPHFVTVRNGDQVSLDAVSKGNEKVLRARLSDAKFFYEEDKKLVIADALAKLENVVYHEELGTVADKIRRTRVIADRIAQQLLTSDEVQADVSRTADICKFDLVSQMVYEFPELQGIMGEDYARKAGERESVARAINEHYSPRNAGDTPAASIVGAIVGIADKIDTIAGCFSIGIIPTGSQDPYALRRQAAGIVNTLLAHDMELPLDELFRIALEVHSDRGLKREAYEISKDMQEFFNLRIKNVLSEQAIRYDVVDAVLGAGVEDVRRTVLRAKALQAVAAEGDKAAFRPAVEAFNRVCNLASKADSKQVDAHLFADAAEVALYEAWQHAHGQFVTAFAEPNMDVALSALSSLSDTVATYFEAVMVMADDEAIRRNRLALLSLVADDIKQIADFSKLTG
- the glyQ gene encoding glycine--tRNA ligase subunit alpha, whose protein sequence is MNFQQMTLTLQQFWAEQNCIVVQPYDTEKGAGTMNPMTFLRTIGPEPWNVAYVEPSRRPADGRYGENPNRLYQHHQFQVVMKPSPDNIQELYLESLKRLGIDPLHHDIRFVEDNWESPTLGAWGLGWEVWLDGMEITQFTYFQQVGGIDCHPVAVEITYGMERLASYIQEKENVFDLEWVNGVAYGDVFKQPEFEHSKYTFEVSDPAMLFQLFSTYEAEARRAMEHNLVFPAYDYVLKCSHTFNLLDARGAISVTERTGYITRVRNLARQVAATYLQERERLEFPLLKKGAVHNG
- the recO gene encoding DNA repair protein RecO, which produces MLYRVEGIVIRSTDYGEGNKIITLLTPDFGKQGIVVRGAKKLKSRYGALAQLFTYGEYSYYKNNSLGTLNSGEIIESYYQLREGLEKPAYAAYAAELTDRAINDDETAAFLFHQLKACQAALTEDKDPQVVLRVYEMRVVSTAGYAPILDECVHCGKQEGDFRFSFVAGGALCHNCRHRDPGAIELMDGVWKLLRLFAHLDLRRLGHITVKDSTKIQLQLVMRKWMDTHLNLNLKSRHFLDQLEKYGEMLVKPKPMADQEPLSDREVTNDAD
- a CDS encoding YqzL family protein — its product is MRDFTWHVFKQTGDIEAYLLYREMNDSNVQEVVEDGLLEDEAIRGDEE
- the era gene encoding GTPase Era, which translates into the protein MQKKGFKSGFVAIVGRPNVGKSTLMNQVIGQKIAIMSDKPQTTRNKIHGVYTTDDTQIVFLDTPGIHKPNSKLGNYMMKAAESALNEVDAVLFLTDVTEELGGGDRFIIERLKSVKTPVFLVLNKIDKIHPEAMLPVIDKFRKLHDFAEIVPVSALQGNNVNALLEQVSRYLSEGPMYYPADQITDHPEQFVCAELIREKILQMTRDEIPHSIAVEIESMSKEDNGLVKIGAVIYVERDSQKGIIIGKSGALLKEIGKQARQDMERLLGSKIFLELWVKVNKDWRNRESVLKTLGFRND
- a CDS encoding cytidine deaminase, translated to MSVDNLPLTINQLLEAASNARERAYVPYSGFKVGAVALDCDDLLHFGCNVENAAYGPTNCAERTALFRAVADGKKPGDFKVVAVIGDTEGPISPCGVCRQVLAELCAPDMPVVLGNLHGNFRVTTVSELLPGAFTSQDLNG
- a CDS encoding diacylglycerol kinase family protein, translating into MSKWRSRELRSFSEASLAIASAIRSERHMRFHLVATVVVVAVGLWLRVGRNDWLWLLGAIAAVWIAELINTAIERTVDLVTLEIHPLAKAAKDTAAGAVLVAALFAIAAGLIVLGPPFWSRLTG